A region from the Candidatus Cloacimonadota bacterium genome encodes:
- a CDS encoding TonB family protein — protein sequence MKSKFISLLVFILILSSCAYYNTFYNAKKFFKAAQDQPLRENGKPNSTAIQNYTKAMKKCGLVLTNYKNSKYADDALFMLAQCLFYKSTNYSQSIEKFKDLIKFYPESEFVPESHLYIAKANYLFNNKQEAYKILKDYSLNPDFKDSHPQAILLLANYHLTDKDYLEAEYYFQKIIDEYQKSDEYESAFLALGKSYHNSKKYEKSNEVFFSLLESKLPRSLKFDARYYIAYNYLLLEQYEEALEYAANLIKKEYREDKISKIQLIKARCLANLDQTDDAITLLDMIMQDNPKSLLAAEAAFYTAEIYFKIIHDYTKAIEYYNRVSKENRDSEFIETAISKGVVASQIIQYYEPSQDITPEELVNQQFRLAEFYLETLEMPDSALFVYDNIISYKNKLLADIDSLNLELTDLQTSDDSTAVIPDSVIVLYNDLIGQKNNLDSEIDFLTNQITKSSQQDSLLKSDSLKIESQKMPEEDILNLIEQKNETSAVCDSLAERIDSLLISYPHLQADSLYISESQKSNQYEQLNLKISQAEEVLEKYENEFIPFAHFVKIWIYKLVYNDSLKADEILNLLKEDFSQNKYTHAAVSLLNDEEVEFITPEEKQEILDYQNALDLLANEPEETVRKLTIIAENPEHKFYEQAIYTLGYVNYFILSDSISAKSNFDKILEENDASQYSNNIKTFYDGGNFKRLQHLPYLEELAEAEKAKELEEAEAEEKPDEIEEITEESKEIPIIDEEDVKEPEYDIPPEIIKKENPKLPEGMQKKGELILKVEVLDNGKTGDIKVQKSLMSGPGGLDEIAVETVEQKWKFKPAEKKGKTVKSWLEILIEFEEK from the coding sequence ATGAAAAGTAAATTCATATCTCTATTAGTTTTTATCCTGATACTATCAAGCTGCGCCTATTACAATACTTTTTATAATGCGAAAAAATTCTTCAAAGCCGCTCAAGATCAGCCTTTAAGAGAAAACGGAAAACCAAATTCCACTGCTATCCAGAATTATACAAAAGCAATGAAAAAATGCGGTCTTGTCCTAACTAACTATAAAAACAGCAAATATGCAGATGATGCTCTTTTTATGCTTGCTCAATGTCTATTTTATAAATCCACGAATTACAGCCAATCCATTGAAAAATTCAAAGACTTGATAAAGTTTTATCCGGAAAGCGAATTCGTTCCTGAATCTCATCTTTATATTGCTAAAGCTAACTATCTCTTTAATAATAAGCAGGAAGCTTATAAGATTCTCAAAGATTATTCCTTAAATCCGGATTTTAAAGATAGCCATCCGCAAGCAATTCTCCTTTTAGCAAATTATCATCTAACAGATAAAGATTATCTCGAAGCTGAATATTATTTTCAGAAGATCATAGATGAATACCAGAAATCTGACGAATATGAGTCAGCTTTTCTTGCTTTAGGAAAGAGTTACCATAATTCTAAAAAATATGAAAAATCTAATGAAGTTTTTTTCTCGCTTTTAGAATCGAAATTACCAAGAAGTCTGAAATTTGATGCTCGTTATTATATTGCTTATAATTATCTCCTGCTTGAGCAATATGAAGAAGCTCTCGAATATGCTGCAAATTTAATTAAAAAGGAATATCGAGAAGATAAGATCTCAAAAATTCAGCTGATAAAAGCCCGTTGTCTGGCAAATCTTGATCAAACCGATGATGCCATTACGCTTCTGGATATGATCATGCAGGATAATCCAAAGTCATTGTTAGCTGCTGAAGCTGCTTTTTATACAGCCGAAATATATTTTAAGATAATTCATGATTATACGAAAGCGATCGAGTATTATAACAGAGTTTCCAAAGAAAACAGGGATTCGGAATTCATCGAAACCGCCATTTCCAAAGGTGTTGTTGCCAGTCAGATAATTCAATATTATGAACCGAGCCAGGATATAACTCCCGAAGAGCTGGTCAATCAGCAGTTCAGATTGGCTGAATTTTACCTGGAAACTCTGGAAATGCCTGATTCGGCACTTTTTGTTTATGATAATATTATTTCTTATAAGAATAAACTTCTCGCAGATATCGATTCCTTGAATTTGGAACTGACCGATCTTCAAACCAGCGATGATTCTACTGCTGTTATTCCGGATTCTGTAATAGTTTTGTATAATGATCTGATTGGTCAAAAAAATAACCTTGATTCTGAAATTGATTTTTTAACAAACCAGATCACAAAATCTTCCCAACAAGATTCTCTTTTAAAATCAGATTCTTTGAAAATTGAAAGTCAAAAAATGCCGGAAGAAGATATATTGAATTTAATCGAACAGAAGAATGAAACTTCTGCAGTTTGTGATTCTTTAGCTGAGCGAATCGATAGTCTGCTCATTTCCTATCCTCATCTTCAGGCAGATTCTCTTTATATTTCAGAATCTCAGAAATCGAACCAATATGAACAACTGAATCTCAAGATATCCCAGGCAGAAGAAGTCCTTGAAAAATATGAAAATGAATTTATTCCGTTTGCTCATTTCGTTAAGATCTGGATATATAAACTCGTTTATAATGATAGTTTGAAAGCTGATGAAATTCTAAACTTACTGAAAGAAGATTTCTCCCAAAATAAATACACACATGCTGCTGTTTCCCTCTTGAATGATGAAGAAGTCGAATTTATTACTCCCGAGGAAAAACAGGAAATCCTTGATTATCAAAATGCTCTGGACTTGCTGGCAAATGAACCGGAAGAAACGGTTCGAAAATTGACAATAATTGCTGAAAATCCAGAACATAAATTTTATGAACAGGCAATCTACACCCTTGGTTATGTAAATTATTTTATCTTATCTGACAGTATTTCCGCAAAATCTAATTTTGATAAAATTCTGGAAGAAAATGATGCCAGCCAGTACAGCAATAATATAAAAACCTTTTATGATGGTGGTAATTTTAAGAGATTACAGCATCTTCCTTACCTTGAAGAATTGGCGGAAGCTGAAAAAGCAAAAGAATTAGAGGAAGCAGAAGCAGAAGAAAAACCAGACGAAATTGAAGAAATAACTGAAGAAAGTAAAGAAATTCCGATCATCGATGAAGAAGATGTTAAAGAACCTGAATACGACATTCCTCCGGAGATCATCAAAAAAGAAAATCCGAAATTACCGGAAGGCATGCAAAAAAAAGGGGAACTCATTCTGAAAGTAGAAGTGCTTGATAATGGAAAAACAGGTGATATCAAAGTACAGAAATCATTGATGTCTGGTCCGGGCGGATTAGATGAGATCGCAGTTGAAACAGTTGAACAGAAATGGAAATTTAAACCTGCTGAAAAAAAAGGAAAAACCGTTAAAAGCTGGCTCGAAATACTTATTGAATTCGAAGAAAAATAA